In Prunus dulcis chromosome 2, ALMONDv2, whole genome shotgun sequence, a single genomic region encodes these proteins:
- the LOC117619375 gene encoding putative disease resistance RPP13-like protein 1, which translates to MALVGEAILSASVQVLFDKIGSSEFVDLFRRKKLDESLVKKLEITLLSLNAVLNDAEEKQFRNSYVKEWLDKLQDAVFDADDLLDEINAEVLRCKVEAEFQTVKTQVWNFLSTSLNPFYQGMNGRIQELFDRLEHLAKQKDFLGLREGVVGGKVSQRTPTTSLVDESCVYGRDGDKEKLMKLLLSDDASDKDVSVITIVGMGGVGKTTLAQLLYNDEKVKEHFNLRTWAYVSEAFDVTRVTKTLLESVSSKAYDNKDLSFLQVELGQQIKGKKFLFVLDDLWNENYGDLSLLQRPFASGASGSWVIVTTRNESVAARIRTVPIHFLEQLSNEDCWLLLSKHAFENGNSSAHLELEEVGKKIASKCNGLPLAAETLGGLLRFNTNFEEWNSILNSNIWELPPEKCNTIPALRLSYCYLPTHLKRCFAYCSIFPKGYKFQKEDIVLLWVAESLIPQAESEKSMEELTKKYFDDLLSRSFFQRSRNEKFTMHDLINDLAMSMSRESCLRWEGGESHEVLKKVRHLSYAIGQFDCAAKFEPLYEVKHLRTFLPLGRERGTYYISKKVLHELLPNLTCLRVLKLSNYGNIVELPHSIGNLIHLRHLDLSNTAIKRLPTTICTLYSLQTLLLVGCESLFELPADMRKLINLRNLDCSGTQIEEMPLEMSRLKSLRTLTTFVVGKSTGSTIGELGELSHLGGKLSILKLDNVVDGRDALQANLKNKQDLKDLELAWGSKEADHSEKLRDVLDKLQPGMNLEKLTIKHYGGTSFPNWLGHSALNKIKVLRLEGCRYCFELPPLGQLPSLKELNICRMEFLRTLGPEFYGQPFQPFQSLEMMEFREMAEWEEWVPSGSEGPNFPRLRRLILSRCPKLRGSLPCDLPCLKELSVKGCGVLHDQRATATTSTSTSLNYNSLEELEIEDGCQTGLLSLLETKLLSRLYVRRFNDIQCLPNINRLQSLSLWRCPRLLSFPEDGLPTSLTSLEINSCRRLEFLPHEMLAQLTALDSLTLWNSCDSMRSFPLGIFPKLTTLDIRNCENLESLCLIEEEGAVENLSHLNNLNIEGCPNLVCFPQGGLPTPNLTQLCFSRCEKLKSLPERIHTLTALRLLDIMDLPNLESIADDGGLPPNLRYFTIENCERLRASSSSVGDYCNWGLQALVSLTEFTIHGRGSDEILETLLKQQLLPTTLHTLRISSLSTLKYLDGKGLAHLTSLQELFIAGCDSLEFLPGEALQHLTSLQKLYIFSCPSLQFLPEEGLPPSLSYLKIVGCSALEKRYQNKTGQDHWASISHIPYIRINGEVII; encoded by the coding sequence ATGGCTTTGGTTGGAGAGGCTATTCTCTCTGCCTCCGTGCAGGTGCTGTTTGACAAGATTGGTTCCAGCGAGTTCGTGGACTTGTTCCGGAGAAAGAAACTGGACGAGTCGCTTGTGAAGAAACTGGAGATAACGTTGTTGAGCCTTAATGCGGTGCTTAATGACGCGGAGGAGAAGCAATTCCGGAACAGCTACGTGAAAGAGTGGCTTGATAAGCTTCAAGATGCTGTCTTTGATGCGGATGACCTTCTGGATGAGATCAATGCTGAAGTTTTGCGATGCAAGGTGGAAGCTGAATTTCAAACCGTCAAAACTCAGGTGTGGAACTTCCTCTCTACTTCTCTTAATCCTTTTTATCAAGGCATGAATGGTAGGATTCAAGAGTTGTTTGATAGATTAGAACACCtcgcaaaacaaaaagatttcCTTGGGCTGAGAGAAGGTGTTGTTGGGGGGAAGGTTTCTCAAAGAACTCCAACAACTTCCTTGGTGGATGAATCTTGTGTGTACGGTAGGGATGGAGATAAAGAAAAGCTGATGAAACTGTTGTTATCTGATGATGCAAGCGACAAGGATGTCTCCGTCATCACCATAGTGGGAATGGGCGGGGTTGGCAAGACAACCCTCGCTCAGCTCCTTTATAATGATGAAAAAGTGAAAGAGCATTTTAATCTTAGAACCTGGGCTTATGTTTCGGAAGCTTTTGATGTTACTAGGGTAACTAAGACCCTACTTGAGTCAGTCAGTTCAAAAGCTTACGATAATAAAGACCTGAGTTTTCTTCAAGTTGAGCTAGGACAACAAATAAAGGGCAAGAAATTTCTGTTTGTGTTGGATGACCTTTGGAATGAGAACTATGGTGATTTGAGTCTCTTGCAACGTCCTTTTGCATCCGGGGCAAGTGGAAGTTGGGTCATTGTGACAACACGTAACGAAAGTGTTGCAGCTCGCATACGCACCGTTCCAATTCACTTTTTGGAACAGCTGTCCAATGAGGATTGTTGGTTGTTACTTTCAAAACATGCCTTCGAAAATGGAAACTCAAGTGCGCATCTAGAGCTGGAAGAAGTTGGTAAGAAAATTGCTTCTAAGTGCAACGGTTTACCATTAGCTGCAGAGACACTTGGAGGCCTCTTACGTTTCAACACAAATTTTGAGGAATGGAATAGCATACTAAATAGCAATATTTGGGAGTTGCCTCCTGAAAAATGTAATACAATTCCAGCTCTAAGATTGAGTTACTGTTATCTCCCAACTCATTTAAAACGATGTTTTGCTTATTGCTCAATTTTTCCGAAGGGCTATAAATTCCAAAAGGAAGATATTGTTCTACTGTGGGTGGCAGAAAGTTTAATTCCACAAGCTGAGAGTGAGAAAAGTATGGAAGAGCTCACTAAGAAATACTTTGATGACTTATTGTCACGATCATTTTTTCAAAGATCAAGAAATGAGAAGTTCACAATGCATGATCTCATCAATGACTTGGCCATGTCTATGTCAAGGGAATCCTGTTTGAGATGGGAAGGGGGCGAATCACATGAAGTTTTGAAAAAAGTTCGGCATTTGTCGTACGCTATAGGCCAATTTGATTGTGCTGCGAAATTTGAGCCATTATATGAGGTTAAGCATTTGCGAACCTTCCTACCTCTTGGAAGAGAAAGGGGTACATATTATATAAGTAAAAAGGTCTTACATGAGTTATTGCCAAATTTAACATGTTTACGGGTGCTAAAATTGTCAAACTATGGTAATATTGTTGAGTTACCCCATTCTATTGGTAATCTCATTCATTTGCGCCACTTGGATCTCTCTAATACTGCAATCAAAAGGTTGCCTACCACAATTTGCACTCTCTATAGTCTACAAACATTATTATTGGTAGGTTGTGAGTCTCTTTTTGAATTGCCTGCAGACATGAGAAAATTGATTAACTTGAGAAATCTTGATTGTAGTGGAACTCAAATTGAAGAGATGCCGCTGGAAATGAGTAGACTAAAAAGTTTGAGAACATTGACTACTTTTGTTGTGGGGAAATCTACTGGATCAACTATTGGCGAATTGGGGGAGTTGTCCCATCTTGGAGgaaaactttcaattttgaagCTTGATAACGTGGTTGATGGTAGGGATGCCTTGCAAGCtaatttgaagaacaaacaAGATCTCAAGGATTTAGAGTTGGCATGGGGCTCCAAAGAAGCCGATCATTCCGAAAAGTTGAGAGATGTACTTGACAAGCTCCAACCTGGCATGAATTTGGAGAAATTGACCATCAAACATTATGGTGGGACCAGCTTCCCAAACTGGTTGGGACACTCTGccctcaataaaataaaagttttgcGCCTCGAAGGTTGTCGTTATTGTTTCGAGTTGCCACCGCTTGGACAGCTACCTTCTCTTAAGGAGCTCAACATATGTAGGATGGAATTTCTTAGGACGTTAGGTCCTGAGTTCTATGGTCAGCCATTTCAGCCATTTCAATCGCTGGAGATGATGGAGTTTAGGGAGATGGCAGAGTGGGAGGAATGGGTACCAAGTGGAAGTGAAGGTCCAAACTTTCCTCGTCTGCGGAGGTTGATTCTAAGTAGGTGTCCAAAGCTGAGAGGAAGCTTGCCTTGTGATCTGCCTTGCTTGAAGGAGCTTAGCGTGAAAGGGTGTGGGGTTTTACATGATCAAAGGGCCACTGCTACCACTAGTACTAGTACTAGTCTCAACTACAATTCTCTTGAAGAATTGGAAATAGAAGATGGATGCCAAACAGGACTGTTATCATTACTAGAGACAAAGCTCCTGTCCCGACTTTATGTTAGACGTTTTAATGACATACAGTGCTTGCCCAACATCAATCGTCTTCAAAGTTTGAGTCTCTGGCGTTGTCCAAGGCTATTGTCGTTCCCTGAAGATGGCCTACCCACTTCGTTGACCTCACTTGAGATTAACAGTTGTAGGAGATTAGAATTCCTACCTCATGAGATGTTGGCCCAATTAACAGCGCTCGACTCTTTGACGCTATGGAATAGCTGTGATTCAATGAGGTCCTTCCCCTTGGGCATTTTTCCCAAATTGACGACACTTGATATTCGCAATTGTGAGAATCTGGAATCGCTTTGCttgattgaagaagaaggagcGGTCGAGAATCTCAGTCATctcaataatttaaatattgaaGGCTGTCCAAATTTGGTGTGTTTTCCCCAGGGAGGATTGCCCACTCCCAACCTGACTCAATTGTGTTTCAGCAGATGCGAGAAGTTGAAGTCATTACCTGAACGCATTCACACCCTCACAGCCCTAAGATTATTAGATATAATGGATCTTCCAAATCTGGAGTCAATTGCAGATGATGGGGGTTTGCCTCCCAACCTCCGATATTTTACAATTGAGAATTGTGAGAGACTGAGGGCTTCATCTTCATCAGTGGGAGACTACTGTAACTGGGGTTTGCAAGCACTTGTCTCCCTTACAGAATTTACAATTCATGGCAGGGGAAGTGATGAAATCTTGGAGACGTTGCTCAAGCAACAGCTGCTCCCTACCACTCTTCACACTCTCAGGATTTCTTCATTATCAACTCTGAAATATTTGGATGGAAAGGGACTTGCACACCTTACTTCTCTTCAAGAACTATTTATTGCTGGGTGTGACAGTCTGGAATTCCTGCCAGGAGAGGCACTTCAACACCTCACTTCTCTTCAAAAGCTATATATTTTCAGTTGTCCGAGTCTCCAATTCCTGCCAGAAGAGGGTCTGCCGCCATCTCTTTCTTATCTGAAGATCGTCGGCTGTTCTGCCCTGGAGAAAAGATATCAGAATAAAACAGGACAAGATCATTGGGCCAGCATATCTCACATTCCATACATCAGGATAAATGGTGAAGTCATCATATGA